GAAGAAGGGTTTAACCATCACCGTTGACGGTCCGAGCGGTGCCGGTAAAAGCACCGTTGCGAAGATGCTTGCTCGGTCTCTCGGTTATACATACATTGATACGGGCGCCATGTACAGGGGAATAGCGTATGCATATCAAGCGGAGAGTGTAAGCCCATTAAATGATATGGAAACGTTTCTTAAAAACCTTTCGGTGCGGTTCGAGTTTGGAGAGACTGCAAGGGTTTTTCTTGACGATAAAGATATCAGCGAGGACATCAGGGCCCCGGAAATATCGCTATTGGCATCAAACCTCTCACAGAAGAAAGAGGTGAGGGGGTATCTCACAAAAAAACAGAGAGAAACAGGGGGAAAGGGCGGGATCGTCATGGAGGGGAGGGATACGGGGAGCGTTGTCTTTCCTGATGCCGATATAAAATTCTATCTTGATGCCAACCCTGATGAACGAGCAAAAAGACGGCACATTGAACTATCGGCAAAAGGCATTGATGCTGAAATATCCCGCGTGAAGGAAGAAATGTTAAAGAGGGACAGGGACGACTCCGAGAGAGAGATCGCGCCCCTCACAATACCACAAGGGGCTGTTGTTATTGATACGACCGGGATA
This is a stretch of genomic DNA from Pseudomonadota bacterium. It encodes these proteins:
- the cmk gene encoding (d)CMP kinase, producing the protein MKKGLTITVDGPSGAGKSTVAKMLARSLGYTYIDTGAMYRGIAYAYQAESVSPLNDMETFLKNLSVRFEFGETARVFLDDKDISEDIRAPEISLLASNLSQKKEVRGYLTKKQRETGGKGGIVMEGRDTGSVVFPDADIKFYLDANPDERAKRRHIELSAKGIDAEISRVKEEMLKRDRDDSEREIAPLTIPQGAVVIDTTGIDAKGVVDALLKHINGLGQ